The sequence GCGAGGCAGCACGCGATCGCAGCGAGCACGAACGACAGCATCAGCGCCGGACCGGCCTGTACGGCGCCCGTGCCGGTCAGCACGAAGATGCCGGTGCCGATGATCGCGCCGATGCCGAGGAAGGTGAGGTCGAGCGCGCCGAGCGCTTTCTTCAAGCCGGCGGCGTGCGCCCCGGCGATCATGTGTTCAACGTTTTTCTTGCGGAAAAGGGACATTTGGGACGAGGTCTCCTGGTTGGCGAGCGAGGCGGCAGGCGCCGCGCGCTTCGCCGGAATTTCGAGAACCCGAGATTTTAGCGGATGTCGCAGCGCACCCTTGCCGGGGTGCGCATGGACGGGTGCGGATGAACGGCTGCGGAAAGACTATCGCCAATCCTCTGACGAGACAGAGCGGCACTTTTGGAGCCGGGATAAAAAAACGGCTCCCTGCGCCGGGCGCGGGAGCCGTTGGGAACCACATCTTTGATCTCGCGCTGCTTGACAGCGTCTTCTGGCGCCCCCCGTGGCGTTTATGCGGTCATCGCCGGATTGAGGTCGACGAGACGATTGCTCATCACGTAGAACGTCAACTCGGCGTTGTTGTTGAGTTTCATCTTTTCCAGCAGTCGCGAGCGGTACACGCTCACCGTCTTCACCGACAGCGACAGTGCGTTCGCGATGTCGGTCAGACGCTTGCCCGACGCGAGCATGCACAGCGTCTGGTATTCGCGGTCCGACAGCTTTTCGTGCGGCAATTGCTCGCCGTCGAACGAGACGTAGTCGGCGAGCGCTTCCGCCATCGCGGGGCTCACGTACTTGCGGCCGGCGGCGACTTGCTGGATCGCCTCGATCATCTGCGCGGCGTTGACCGTCTTCGACAGATAGCCGGCCGCGCCCGCTTTCAGCGCGCGCACCGCGTACTGATCTTCGCGGTACATCGAAAACATCATCACCGGCAGGCGCGGCACCTTGCGCTTCATGCGCTTCAACACTTCGACGCCGTTCATGTCCGGCAGCGAGATGTCGAGCAGGGTCGCGTCGAACACGGTCTTGTCGATGCTCGCGAGCGCTTGCGCGCCGTTGTCGGCCTCGACGACCTCGCGCGCAATGCCGCGATCGAGCAGCAATTGCCGCACGCCCTGGCGAACGATCACGTGGTCGTCGACGAGGAGAATGCGCAGCGTCATCGGGCCGGCCTCACGAACAGCGAGACGTTGCGGCACGGCGCGTCGGCTTCGAGCATCGATTGCCACGCGAAGCGGGCACGCACCGTCGTGCCGCTCGCTTGCGCAGTCTCCTGCTTGCTGTCCGGCTTGGGCGACACGATGCGCAGCTTGCCGCCGAACGCGTCGCAGCGCGCGCGCATGCCGGCGAGGCCGAAGCCGCTCGTGTCCTTGCGGGCGCGGCGTCCGATGCCGCGGCCGTCGTCCTCGACGACCACCGTCAGATGGCGGCGGTCGGTCTCGATGCGCACGTTGGCGCACGACGCGCCGGCGTGTTTCGCGACGTTCGAGAGCGCTTCTTGGGCGACGCGGAAGATCGCGAGCGCCGCGCCGTAGGGGAGTTGGGTGATGCGGACGTCGGCGGCGCAGACGAAGCTCGTCCTGAGCCGCGTGCGGGCGGCGAAGCCCTCGGTCCACTGCGACAGCGCGCTGACGATGCCCGCGTCGAGCGGGCGCGCGTGCAGGTGCTCGACGATGCGGCGGCTCGCATCGCTCGCGGCGTCGAGCGACTGCTGGGCGACGGCGAGGGCCGCCGCACATTGCGGGTCGGCGCCGGCGGGCAGGCGGTGTTCGGCGTTGGCGAGCGCGAAGCGGGCCGCGGTCAGCTCGGCGCCGACGCTGTCGTGCAGCTCCTGCGCCAGATAGGCGCGCGCGTCTTCATGGGCGACCGTCAGCTCGGCCGCGAGCTCGCGCACACGTTTGCGCAGCGCCTCGGCTTCGCGCTCCGCGGCGCGCCGGGCCTCGAGATGTTCGGCTTGGGTGAAGGGGTCGATGCCGTGCGCGCGGCCCGCCTCGCTCGGCAGCGCAAGTGAGGTGATCGCGTTGATTGGTACGACAATCGACGTGTCCATGGATTTCCCTACGGGTCACACAAGCAGGCTTCCGGCGCGTCTCAAAAGCCGCCGCCAAAGCGGTCAAAAAGACGAGGCGCGACGGACAAACGGTAACGGCACAGCGTAACGTTTTTTACATCTCGTAACAAATCGACGCTAACCCTATGATTGTTTCAAAACCTTCCCACCGCGCCGCGATGATATCCCAAAACAATTTAAAAGTCTGATGAGACAAGGCTTCCAGTGTTGTTTGCCATCAAAGATTCACATCTGGCGCGGGTTTTCGTGTAGGAAAAACACCGACATGAAAAGTGGCGGTAAGGAATTGATTTGTAACGTTAGGACAGGTTGGGCGGAACTGCGGCAATGAGCGGGACGGGCCGCGCAGGCGCATGCGGCAATCCGCTGTGCAGCTTTGCATGGGACCCGAGTAACCGCTGAAGCGCTAACTCGGGTCGACATAAAAAAACCGGAGCGCGCGGCTCCGGTTTTTAAGATATTCGTCAGACTAAATCTGCACTGATCGCCCTCGATCAGCCGACGAACGCCTTTTCGACGACATAGTGGCCCGGCGCATTGTTGCTGCCTTCCTCGAAGCCGAGACCGTCGAGCAACTCGCGCGTGTCGCGCAGCATGTGCGGGCTGCCGCACAGCATGACGCGGTCGTTCTCTTTCGAGAACGGCGGCACCTCGAGGTCTTCGAACAGCTTCTTCGTGTCGATCAGCTCGGTGATCCGGCCCCGGTTCTGGAACGTTTCGCGCGTAACGGTCGGGTAGTAGACGAGTTTTTCGCTCACCAGCTCGCCGATGTGCTCGTGCGCCGGCAGGTGATCGGTGATGTATTCGTTGTACGCGAGTTCGTCGACGAACCGGCAGGTGTGTGTCAGCACGATCTTTTCGTAGCGATCGTAGACGTCCGGATCTTTGATGATCGACATGAACGGCGCGAGGCCCGTGCCGGTCGACAGCAGCCACAGCGTCTTGCCCGGCAACAGGTTGTCGCACATCAGCGTGCCGGTCGGCTTCTTGCCGATCAGCACCTGGTCGCCCACCTTGAGGTGCTGCAGGCGCGAGGTCAGCGGGCCGTCCTGAACCTTGATGCTCAGGAATTCCAGGTTTTCTTCGTAGTTGGCGCTCGCCATGCTGTAGGCGCGGATCAGCGGCTTACCCTCGACCTCGAGGCCGACCATCGTGAATTGGCCGTTTTCGAAGCGGAACCCCGCGTCGCGCGTGCAGGTGAAGCTGAAAAGCGTGTCGGTCCAGTGATGGACGGAGAGAACGGTTTGAGAATTCAGGTTGCTCATGGCTTCTTGGAGATGCGCCGCTGCGCCGGGGCGCCGATGGCGCCGGACAGGGAGTCGCAAAACGACGGGAAAACGCGCATTTTAACGCGGCACGCGTTATGCGTCTTCGACACCCCTTACATATCGAAATAACTCGACGGTATAAGGGGGCGGGCTTTAGCGCTCGGCGACGAGCTTCGCGCCCAGGCCGACCAGCGCGGCGCCGCACAGGCCATCGATCGGCCGGCGCAGCTTGCGGTAGCCGCGCTGCGTGCGCTCGGACGCGAACATCAGCGCGACGCCGCCGTACCACCCGGCCGACAGCACGCCGATCATCGCGAGCACCACGCCGTAGAACCAGAGCGGCGGATGCGCGGGAAACATGGCCGCGAACACGCTGGTCCAGAACACGCAGGATTTCGGATTGGTGAGGCAGGTGACGAGACCGGACCGATACGCGCGCCAATAGGCTGCGACATCGTGTGCCTCGGGCTCGGCGGTGTCCGGGGCGGCGGCCGCCGCCGGTTCGGCCTTGGCGCTCGAGCGCAGCAGCTTGAGCCCGAAGTAGACGAGGTAGACCGCGCCCATGATCCGGATGCCGGTGTAGAGCCACTCGATCTGCTGCAGGACGGCCGCGAGGCCAAGCATCGCAAGCGTCGCCCACGTCACCGATGCCGTGCCGACGCCGAGCGCCGAAGCGGCGCCGAGCCCGCGCCGGCCCGAGAGCGAGAGCTGCGTGATCATGAAGAAGTTCGGTCCCGGGCTGATGGCGGCGACCAGGTAGACGACGGCGATTTGCAGCAGGATCGGCAGGTAATGCACTATGGCGTGCCTCGGGCTAGGCGGTGGCGTGAAGCCGCTACTGTATCTGCATGCAGAAAATCGCGAGCGGGAAATCCCTTATACGAGCGTTGCCACTGACACGACCGTTGCCGCGCTCATTCGAGCCGCAGCCGAGCCATGTACGGCAGATGGTCCGACAACCAAGCCGTTTCCTGCGCCGGCTGAATCCATTCGACGGGCCGCATGCCGCGCACGAACATCTTGTCGAGCGCGAGCGCCGGCGAGAACGCTGGAAACGTGCGGCCCGCTTCGCCGAGCCACGTCGCCACTTCGCGCAGGCCGAGCTCGCCGAAGAGCGGCACCGAATCGTTGCGCCAGTCGTTGAAGTCGCCCGCGAGGACGAGCGGACCGTCGGGCGCCTCGCGCGCGATCCAGTGGGCGATCCAGTTCATCTGACGCAGCCGCGCCGCGCGCGTGAGCGCGAGGTGCGCACACAGCAGCGTGACCGATTTCCCCGCGAACGCCGCCCGCGCGACGAGCAGCCCGCGGCGCTCGAAGCGGTGCGCCGAGATATCCCAGCGCCCGCCGAGATCGAGCGGATGCGGCGACAAAATCGCATTGCCGTGCCGCCACGACGGCTTGAACACATTCGGCCCGAGCGCGATATCGAGCTCGAGCGAGCGGGCGATTTCGGTCGCCTGGCAATGCCAGACGTCTTCGAGCGGATCGTGGATGACGGGCGAGCCGAAGCTCGTCGCGAGCACCGGGCCGGGCATGCGGCGCGCCATCGCTTCCTGCAGAAAGTAAGCGTCGGCGTGCGTCGATTCCACCCAGCGCTGCATCGCGTTCCACGCCGTGAAGCCGAGCGGTGAGCGGCCTTTGTGGAGGTTCCAGCTCACCGCCATGAAGTCCTTTTTCAGCGGACTCTCATGTTTCAGTTGTGTCAGTTCTTCGGGATTTCGCATTGCCGCGTCGTTCCCACTTCAATTCGTTTTCAAAGGCGGAACACTGGCGCGCACGCGGTA comes from Trinickia violacea and encodes:
- the rqpR gene encoding response regulator transcription factor RqpR (The RqpSR system (Regulating Quorum sensing and Pathogenicity Sensor kinase and Response regulator) co-occurs with and modulates the expression of cis-2-dodecenoic acid quorum-sensing systems.); the protein is MTLRILLVDDHVIVRQGVRQLLLDRGIAREVVEADNGAQALASIDKTVFDATLLDISLPDMNGVEVLKRMKRKVPRLPVMMFSMYREDQYAVRALKAGAAGYLSKTVNAAQMIEAIQQVAAGRKYVSPAMAEALADYVSFDGEQLPHEKLSDREYQTLCMLASGKRLTDIANALSLSVKTVSVYRSRLLEKMKLNNNAELTFYVMSNRLVDLNPAMTA
- a CDS encoding sensor histidine kinase, producing MDTSIVVPINAITSLALPSEAGRAHGIDPFTQAEHLEARRAAEREAEALRKRVRELAAELTVAHEDARAYLAQELHDSVGAELTAARFALANAEHRLPAGADPQCAAALAVAQQSLDAASDASRRIVEHLHARPLDAGIVSALSQWTEGFAARTRLRTSFVCAADVRITQLPYGAALAIFRVAQEALSNVAKHAGASCANVRIETDRRHLTVVVEDDGRGIGRRARKDTSGFGLAGMRARCDAFGGKLRIVSPKPDSKQETAQASGTTVRARFAWQSMLEADAPCRNVSLFVRPAR
- a CDS encoding ferredoxin--NADP reductase, which encodes MSNLNSQTVLSVHHWTDTLFSFTCTRDAGFRFENGQFTMVGLEVEGKPLIRAYSMASANYEENLEFLSIKVQDGPLTSRLQHLKVGDQVLIGKKPTGTLMCDNLLPGKTLWLLSTGTGLAPFMSIIKDPDVYDRYEKIVLTHTCRFVDELAYNEYITDHLPAHEHIGELVSEKLVYYPTVTRETFQNRGRITELIDTKKLFEDLEVPPFSKENDRVMLCGSPHMLRDTRELLDGLGFEEGSNNAPGHYVVEKAFVG
- a CDS encoding LysE family translocator, encoding MHYLPILLQIAVVYLVAAISPGPNFFMITQLSLSGRRGLGAASALGVGTASVTWATLAMLGLAAVLQQIEWLYTGIRIMGAVYLVYFGLKLLRSSAKAEPAAAAAPDTAEPEAHDVAAYWRAYRSGLVTCLTNPKSCVFWTSVFAAMFPAHPPLWFYGVVLAMIGVLSAGWYGGVALMFASERTQRGYRKLRRPIDGLCGAALVGLGAKLVAER
- a CDS encoding endonuclease/exonuclease/phosphatase family protein, which gives rise to MRNPEELTQLKHESPLKKDFMAVSWNLHKGRSPLGFTAWNAMQRWVESTHADAYFLQEAMARRMPGPVLATSFGSPVIHDPLEDVWHCQATEIARSLELDIALGPNVFKPSWRHGNAILSPHPLDLGGRWDISAHRFERRGLLVARAAFAGKSVTLLCAHLALTRAARLRQMNWIAHWIAREAPDGPLVLAGDFNDWRNDSVPLFGELGLREVATWLGEAGRTFPAFSPALALDKMFVRGMRPVEWIQPAQETAWLSDHLPYMARLRLE